Proteins from a single region of Pseudomonas sp. 10S4:
- the mutY gene encoding A/G-specific adenine glycosylase: MRAEQFSSAVLDWYDRHGRHDLPWQQGITPYRVWVSEIMLQQTQVSTVLNYFDRFMASLPTVEALAAAPEDEVLHLWTGLGYYTRARNLQKTAKIVVAEYGGEFPRDVEKLVDLPGIGLSTAGAIASLSMGLRAPILDGNVKRVLARFTAQEGYPGEPKVAKQLWANAERFTPHDRVNAYTQAMMDLGATLCTRSKPSCLLCPLEKGCEAHMLGLETRYPIPKPRKTVPQKRTLMPMLANGKGAILLYRRPSTGLWGGLWSLPELDDLDDLQHLATQHSLELGSQQALPSLVHTFSHFQLSIEPWLVQVQESGHHVAEADWLWYNLATPPRLGLAAPVKTLLERAAAVLNAGESS; the protein is encoded by the coding sequence ATGAGAGCCGAGCAGTTTTCATCGGCGGTGCTGGACTGGTACGACCGCCACGGCCGCCACGACTTGCCCTGGCAACAGGGCATCACCCCGTACCGGGTGTGGGTCTCGGAAATCATGTTGCAGCAAACCCAGGTCAGCACCGTGCTGAACTACTTCGACCGTTTCATGGCTTCGTTGCCGACGGTTGAAGCCTTGGCTGCAGCGCCGGAAGACGAAGTGCTGCACTTGTGGACGGGCCTGGGCTACTACACTCGCGCACGCAATCTGCAGAAGACCGCGAAGATCGTCGTCGCTGAATACGGCGGCGAATTCCCCCGTGATGTGGAAAAGCTTGTCGATCTGCCGGGCATCGGTTTGTCCACGGCCGGCGCCATCGCCAGCCTGAGCATGGGCCTGCGGGCGCCGATCCTCGACGGCAACGTTAAACGGGTCCTGGCGCGCTTTACCGCGCAAGAGGGTTATCCGGGTGAGCCGAAGGTCGCCAAACAGCTCTGGGCGAACGCTGAGCGCTTTACACCGCATGATCGAGTCAACGCCTACACCCAGGCGATGATGGATCTGGGCGCCACGCTTTGCACTCGCAGTAAACCGAGCTGTCTGCTCTGCCCGCTGGAAAAGGGCTGCGAAGCGCACATGCTCGGCCTGGAAACCCGCTACCCGATCCCCAAACCGCGCAAAACCGTGCCACAGAAGCGCACGTTGATGCCGATGCTCGCCAACGGCAAAGGTGCGATTCTGCTTTACCGGCGGCCTTCCACGGGCCTGTGGGGCGGTTTGTGGAGCTTGCCGGAACTCGACGACCTCGACGACCTGCAACATCTGGCCACGCAGCACTCGCTGGAACTGGGCAGCCAACAAGCGCTGCCGAGCCTGGTCCACACCTTCAGCCACTTCCAGTTGTCCATCGAACCCTGGCTGGTCCAGGTCCAGGAGTCCGGTCATCACGTGGCCGAGGCTGACTGGCTCTGGTATAACCTCGCCACCCCGCCGCGCCTGGGCCTTGCCGCCCCGGTCAAAACCTTGCTCGAACGCGCGGCCGCCGTATTGAACGCAGGAGAGTCGTCATGA
- a CDS encoding AsmA family protein — translation MKAFGKILGLVLLGLLLIIVALGFALTHLFDPNDYKDEIRQIARDKAHIELTLNGDIGWSLFPWLGLELHDASIATLIKPNEPYADLQMLGLSVRVLPLLRREVQMSDVRVEGLNLRLNRDKDGHGNWEDIGKLPPEPNTAPAGTPPAAGEPAPEAPAVAEKPPQPIRLDIDSLTVNNARVEYNDEKTGKNYSAESIQMSTGAVHDSTNIPLKLTAFLSANQPALRIRTELNGELRIARALQRYQFEDMKLSGEVTGDPLQGKTMTFAAQGQLLLDKAANVAEWTGIKISANQLRALGELKVNDLDKTPQINGGLSIAQFDLAKFVDSIGQKLPAMAEGSLSKVELVSRLAGTPTSLAFDNINLKVDDSNFSGRIAVEDFAKQSLRATLKADTFNVDRYLPPKSAEANSATQVRQAEVASTEADAMAGAGTTPLPPSPTKGAWSTERLLPVERLSKLDVDADLTFGLLTLDKLPIQNAALKASGQGGLLTLENLRGDLYNGNFEAKGTLDVRQQVPALSMQTHITKVPVEKILESQGKNPPVKGLVTLTSALTGNGNSQKALIESLNGNASFVINNGVLLNANLEQQLCKGIATLNRKTLSGEPRGKDTPFQELKGNLTFRNGVASNPDMKVRTPGMTVNGDGDVDLRVLGMDYRVGIIVEGDTSAIPDPACQVGDKFVGIEWPLRCRGPLELGAKACRLDNERMGQVAAKLAGDKLSDKIDEKLGDKVSPELKNALKGLFKR, via the coding sequence ATGAAAGCGTTCGGCAAAATCCTGGGTCTGGTACTTCTCGGGCTGTTGCTGATCATTGTGGCGCTGGGCTTTGCCCTGACCCACCTCTTCGATCCCAACGACTATAAAGACGAGATTCGCCAGATTGCCCGCGACAAGGCCCACATCGAGCTGACGCTCAATGGCGATATCGGCTGGAGCCTGTTCCCGTGGCTGGGCCTGGAATTGCACGACGCCAGCATCGCGACCCTGATCAAACCCAACGAACCTTACGCAGACTTGCAAATGCTCGGCCTGTCGGTTCGCGTGCTGCCGCTGCTGCGCCGTGAAGTACAGATGAGTGACGTGCGCGTCGAAGGCTTGAACCTGCGCCTGAACCGCGACAAGGACGGCCACGGCAACTGGGAAGACATCGGCAAGCTCCCGCCAGAGCCCAACACTGCTCCAGCTGGCACCCCGCCGGCTGCCGGCGAGCCTGCGCCAGAAGCCCCCGCTGTAGCGGAAAAACCGCCGCAGCCGATCCGCCTGGACATCGACAGCCTGACCGTGAACAACGCGCGGGTTGAATACAACGATGAAAAAACCGGCAAGAACTACAGCGCCGAAAGCATCCAGATGAGCACCGGCGCTGTTCACGATTCGACCAATATTCCGCTCAAACTCACGGCGTTCCTGTCTGCGAACCAGCCTGCACTGCGGATTCGTACCGAGCTTAACGGTGAGCTGCGCATCGCCCGTGCCCTTCAGCGCTACCAGTTCGAAGACATGAAACTGTCCGGCGAAGTGACTGGCGACCCACTGCAAGGCAAGACCATGACCTTCGCCGCCCAGGGCCAGTTGCTGCTGGATAAAGCGGCCAACGTCGCCGAATGGACCGGGATCAAGATCTCTGCCAACCAGTTGCGCGCCTTGGGTGAACTGAAGGTCAACGACCTCGACAAGACCCCGCAAATAAACGGCGGCCTGTCGATTGCCCAGTTTGACCTGGCCAAATTCGTCGACAGCATCGGCCAGAAACTCCCGGCTATGGCCGAAGGCAGCCTGAGCAAAGTCGAGCTGGTCAGCCGTCTCGCCGGGACGCCCACCAGCCTGGCGTTCGACAACATCAACCTGAAAGTCGACGACAGCAACTTCAGTGGCCGGATCGCCGTCGAGGACTTCGCCAAGCAATCGCTGCGCGCCACCCTCAAGGCTGACACGTTCAACGTCGATCGTTACTTGCCGCCCAAATCCGCCGAAGCCAACAGCGCCACGCAAGTGCGTCAGGCCGAAGTGGCCAGCACCGAGGCCGATGCCATGGCTGGCGCCGGGACTACACCGCTGCCACCGTCGCCGACCAAAGGCGCCTGGAGCACCGAGCGCCTGCTGCCGGTGGAACGCCTGAGTAAACTGGACGTAGATGCCGACCTGACCTTCGGCCTACTGACCCTCGACAAACTGCCCATCCAGAACGCTGCGCTCAAAGCCTCCGGCCAGGGCGGCTTGCTGACCCTCGAAAACCTGCGCGGCGACTTGTACAACGGCAACTTCGAAGCCAAGGGCACCCTGGACGTGCGTCAGCAAGTGCCGGCCCTGAGTATGCAAACCCATATCACCAAAGTGCCGGTGGAAAAGATCCTCGAAAGCCAGGGTAAAAATCCGCCAGTCAAAGGCCTGGTGACGCTCACCAGCGCGCTGACCGGCAACGGCAACAGTCAGAAAGCACTGATCGAAAGCCTCAACGGCAACGCCAGTTTCGTCATCAACAACGGCGTGCTGCTCAATGCCAACCTTGAGCAGCAACTGTGCAAAGGCATCGCCACCCTGAACCGCAAAACCCTCAGCGGCGAACCACGGGGCAAGGACACGCCGTTCCAGGAACTCAAGGGCAACCTGACCTTTCGCAACGGCGTGGCCAGCAATCCCGACATGAAAGTGCGCACCCCGGGCATGACCGTCAACGGTGACGGCGACGTCGATCTGCGGGTGCTGGGCATGGACTATCGCGTCGGCATCATCGTCGAAGGCGATACCAGCGCCATTCCGGATCCGGCCTGCCAGGTCGGCGACAAGTTCGTCGGCATCGAGTGGCCGTTGCGCTGCCGTGGTCCGCTGGAACTGGGAGCCAAGGCCTGCCGCCTGGACAACGAACGCATGGGCCAGGTCGCGGCTAAATTGGCCGGCGACAAGCTCAGCGACAAGATCGACGAGAAGCTTGGTGACAAAGTCAGTCCTGAACTGAAAAACGCATTGAAGGGGCTGTTCAAGCGATGA
- a CDS encoding TSUP family transporter has translation MSWDVIGMLALVAFCAGFFDAIAGGGGLITLPALFLAGVDPISAIATNKFQAASATISATITFARKGLIEWRQGRFLVVCGFIGGAGGALLVSSIDKRYLEVCVPIMLILVAIYFALSPKLASEDRRKRIGILLFSFTVAPILGFYDGIFGPGVGSFFIVGFVLLCGLGMMRAMSFTKLANASCNLGSLSVFITKGVIIWPIAIAMALAAFIGAQLGARAAVRVGPRLIKPMLIVVCCALAIKLLSVETNPLRVAVLQSLASL, from the coding sequence ATGTCTTGGGATGTCATTGGCATGTTGGCGCTTGTCGCCTTTTGCGCTGGCTTTTTTGATGCCATTGCCGGAGGTGGTGGCTTGATCACCTTACCTGCGTTGTTTCTGGCAGGTGTAGATCCGATCAGTGCAATTGCAACGAACAAGTTCCAGGCTGCTTCGGCAACTATTTCGGCAACCATAACCTTTGCTCGCAAGGGCTTGATCGAGTGGCGCCAAGGCCGCTTCCTGGTTGTCTGCGGATTTATTGGCGGCGCCGGTGGCGCCTTGTTGGTCAGTTCTATTGATAAGCGTTATCTGGAAGTGTGCGTGCCCATCATGCTGATTCTGGTGGCTATCTATTTTGCGCTCTCGCCAAAACTGGCCAGTGAGGACCGGCGCAAGAGAATCGGCATCCTGCTTTTCTCGTTTACCGTTGCGCCCATCCTGGGCTTCTACGACGGCATATTTGGCCCCGGCGTAGGCTCTTTCTTCATTGTCGGGTTTGTCCTTCTCTGTGGCCTCGGCATGATGCGGGCCATGAGCTTCACCAAACTTGCCAATGCCTCATGCAACCTGGGCTCTCTATCGGTTTTTATCACCAAAGGGGTAATTATCTGGCCGATTGCCATAGCCATGGCTTTGGCAGCGTTCATCGGTGCACAGCTAGGTGCACGAGCGGCTGTTCGGGTCGGTCCCCGGCTGATCAAGCCCATGTTGATCGTGGTCTGCTGCGCCTTAGCCATCAAACTGCTGAGCGTGGAAACCAATCCTTTGCGTGTAGCAGTCCTCCAATCATTGGCATCGCTATAA
- a CDS encoding oxidative damage protection protein: MTRTIMCRKYKEELPALERAPFPGAKGQDIFDHVSAKAWADWQKHQTLLINEKRLNMMNAEDRKYLQGEMDKFFSGEEYAKADGYVPPAE; this comes from the coding sequence ATGACCCGCACCATCATGTGCCGCAAGTACAAAGAAGAATTGCCAGCCCTGGAGCGCGCCCCGTTCCCGGGCGCCAAAGGTCAGGACATTTTTGACCACGTCTCGGCCAAGGCCTGGGCCGACTGGCAGAAACACCAGACGCTGCTGATCAACGAAAAACGCCTGAACATGATGAACGCCGAAGATCGAAAATATCTGCAGGGCGAGATGGACAAGTTCTTTTCCGGCGAGGAATACGCCAAGGCTGACGGCTACGTTCCGCCGGCTGAATAA